The Candidatus Zixiibacteriota bacterium genome includes the window GCGTGCCGGCTATCAGAATGCTGGAACAATCGAGTTTCTTCTCGACACCGATGGCAGCTTCTATTTCATGGAGATGAACACTCGGATACAAGTCGAACATCCTGTAACGGAAGAAGTGACGGACATCGATCTCGTGCGCGAGCAGCTGAGAATAGCATCAGGGCTTCCGCTCGAAATGACTCAGTCGGATGTGAAGATTCGGGGGCATTCGATGGAATGCCGCATTAACGCCGAAGATCCTGATCGGGATTTCAAGCCATCTCCCGGACAGATAACCTCATTCCATGTGCCGGGAGGACTTGGGATAAGAGTAGATACTCATGCGTATGCCAAGTATGTCATTCCAGCTTTCTATGATTCGATGATTGCCAAGCTCATCACGCACGGTAAGAATCGCGCCGACGCTATGATGCGGATGCAGAGAGCGCTGGAGGAGTTTGTGATCGAAGGTGTGGCTACGACTATAGGATTTCATAAGAGAGTATTCGCAGACCCGACTTTTCAGAATGGGATATACGATACGACATTTGTTGAAAAATTCATGGCAGGCGAGACTGCCGCGATTAAGCCCGGAACAGTGGAGATCGAAGGACCAAAATAATTTTCGGAGGAATGATGGAAACTCCCAGTGATTTGAAATACTCCAGGGATCATGAGTGGGTACGCGTCGAGGACGACATGGTCATCATCGGCATCACGGCATACGCTCAGGGAGAACTCGGTGATGTTGTTTTCGTCGAACTGCCCGAGATCGGCAAACATTTAGAGCAGGGCGATGCATTTGGAACAATCGAGGCGGTCAAGGCTGTTTCTGATCTGTACAGCCCGGTGTCTGGTGAAGTTGTCGAGATCAACGAGCTTCTGGAAAGCGATCCGGCACTCGTAAATCAGTCGCCGTTCGAGGATGGCTGGATGGTCAAGGTGGCTGCTTCCGACATGAGTGAACTTGACGATCTGATGGATGCGAATGCATACAAGGAGATGGTCGGAGCGTAGAATGTCATATGTGCCGTGCAACAGGGATGAACGCGATGCGATGCTCCGCGATATAGGCATTGGATCATTCGAGGAACTTCTCTCCGCGATTCCGAAACATCTGAGACTGACGAAGAAACTGGACCTTCCTCCCGCGATGTCGGAGTGGGAAGTCTGTCGGTACATGGCGACTCTCGCGGGCAGGAATATCAATTCTGACGATTGCGACGTATATCTTGGCGGTGGCAGCTATGATCATTTCTCTCCGGCTGCGGTAGATGCCATAATCTCTCGCCCGGAATTCGCAACTGCGTACACTCCGTATCAGGCTGAGGTTTCGCAGGGGACGCTGCAATCGATCTATGAGTTCCAGAGCATGTTCGCTCGTCTGACGGGGATGGATGTTGTCAATGCATCGATGTATGATGGTGCCTCGGCCTCCGCGGAGGCGGTTTTGTTGGCTGTTGGTCACACTAACCGAAAGAAAGTCCTCTATTCTCGAGGTCTAAACCCACTCTACCTTGAAGTTATTCGCACTTATACATTCGGAATTGATGCCGAGCTCGCTCCGGTGCCGGATGTCGATGGTGTAATTGACCGAGCTGCGCTTGACAGTTTGATCGACGATTCGGTTGCTTGTCTGGTGGTTCAGACACCGAATTTCTATGGTCTAATCGAAGATCTCGATGGACTTAAGTCCCGGCTCGGGAATGCTCTCCTGGTCAGTGTCTGCAATCCGATTTCGCTTGGATTGCTGAAACCGCCTGGCGAGTTTAATGTGGATATCTGCGTCGGTGAGGCCCAGCATCTCGGTAATTCAATCTCCTATGGCGGTCCTGGAGTCGGTCTTTTCGCTGCGCGGAAGGAATTCATCCGCAAGCTTCCGGGAAGGCTTGTCGCCAGGACGACAGACGTCGAAGGTCGAACTGGATACACGCTGACGCTGCAGACTCGTGAGCAGCACATTCGCCGAGACAAAGCGACATCGAACATCTGTACGAATCAGGCATTATGCGCCCTTGCGAATGCCGTGTATCTCAGCCTCCTGGGAAAATCGGGGATCGTCGAGGTCGGTGAACTCTGTGTGCAGAACGCCCATTACCTCGCTCGAAAGATATCGGAGATCGACGGATTCAGCATGCGTTATCACGGCTCATTCTTCAATGAATTCCTTGTTACAACACCTGTGGATGCGTTCGATATCCTGAGAGAGCTCGAGTCGAAGAGAATCCTTGCCGGCATACCGCTGGCATGGTTTCACCCCGATCGCAAGCGAGAATTACTGATTGCAGTTACCGAGAAGAGAAGAAGAGACGATCTGGACCGATTCGTCTCTGCGTTGTCAAGATTCAGTGGATCATAGATACGGAGCAGCAATATGCCTCATTGTCCAATATGCAAATGTGATCTCGATGATACAGTTTCCGCGTGTCCGTTTTGCGGGTCGGATGTTCTCGACGATCTAGAGGGCATCGGTGATGCCGGTGTCGGCAATCCGGCTGCCGAGGGCGATGTTACAACCGATGGAGATGTCGACCTGGATACTGCGGTTCTGCTGTGTAAGTCGTACTCGCGATTTAACACAGAATTCCTCATTGAGACACTTAAGTCC containing:
- a CDS encoding ATP-grasp domain-containing protein; amino-acid sequence: ENADFADISASCEIKFIGPPSDVIRRMGDKSAAKRLMKEAGVPVVPGSEGVVESVDDAIRIADGIGYPVIIKASAGGGGRGMRVAANAQDMQAAFRTARMEAEVAFKNSEVYIEKYVTNPRHIEVQILADEHGNVIHLGERDCTVQRRHQKLIEESPSPALTAEMRAKIGELAVRGAERAGYQNAGTIEFLLDTDGSFYFMEMNTRIQVEHPVTEEVTDIDLVREQLRIASGLPLEMTQSDVKIRGHSMECRINAEDPDRDFKPSPGQITSFHVPGGLGIRVDTHAYAKYVIPAFYDSMIAKLITHGKNRADAMMRMQRALEEFVIEGVATTIGFHKRVFADPTFQNGIYDTTFVEKFMAGETAAIKPGTVEIEGPK
- the gcvPA gene encoding aminomethyl-transferring glycine dehydrogenase subunit GcvPA, which encodes MSYVPCNRDERDAMLRDIGIGSFEELLSAIPKHLRLTKKLDLPPAMSEWEVCRYMATLAGRNINSDDCDVYLGGGSYDHFSPAAVDAIISRPEFATAYTPYQAEVSQGTLQSIYEFQSMFARLTGMDVVNASMYDGASASAEAVLLAVGHTNRKKVLYSRGLNPLYLEVIRTYTFGIDAELAPVPDVDGVIDRAALDSLIDDSVACLVVQTPNFYGLIEDLDGLKSRLGNALLVSVCNPISLGLLKPPGEFNVDICVGEAQHLGNSISYGGPGVGLFAARKEFIRKLPGRLVARTTDVEGRTGYTLTLQTREQHIRRDKATSNICTNQALCALANAVYLSLLGKSGIVEVGELCVQNAHYLARKISEIDGFSMRYHGSFFNEFLVTTPVDAFDILRELESKRILAGIPLAWFHPDRKRELLIAVTEKRRRDDLDRFVSALSRFSGS
- the gcvH gene encoding glycine cleavage system protein GcvH; this translates as METPSDLKYSRDHEWVRVEDDMVIIGITAYAQGELGDVVFVELPEIGKHLEQGDAFGTIEAVKAVSDLYSPVSGEVVEINELLESDPALVNQSPFEDGWMVKVAASDMSELDDLMDANAYKEMVGA